The following proteins come from a genomic window of Acipenser ruthenus unplaced genomic scaffold, fAciRut3.2 maternal haplotype, whole genome shotgun sequence:
- the LOC131732881 gene encoding elongator complex protein 3-like, with translation MPLVSSGVEHGNLRELALARMKDLGTECRDVRTREVGIQEIHHKVRPYQVELVRRDYVANSGWETFLSYEDPQQDILIGLLRLRKCSPESFRPELKGGVSIVRELHVYGSVVPISSRDPGKFQHQVLVNGRVGN, from the exons ATGCCACTTGTGAGCTCTGGAGTAGAACATGGGAATCTGCGAGAGCTGGCACTTGCTCGAATGAAGGATTTGGGCACAGAG TGTCGGGATGTACGAACTAGGGAGGTTGGGATTCAGGAAATCCATCACAAAGTGAGACCCTATCAG GTGGAATTGGTGCGCAGAGACTATGTTGCGAACAGCGGCTGGGAGACGTTCCTGTCCTACGAGGACCCTCAACAAGACATTCTCATTGGGCTGTTGCGCCTGCGGAAGTGCTCACCGGAGTCGTTCCGGCCCGAGCTGAAAGGGGGCGTCTCCATTGTGAGAGAGCTACATGTCTACGGCAGCGTGGTTCCCATCAGCAGTAGGGACCCTGGCAAATTCCAGCACCAGGTACTCGTGAATGGCAGAGTGGGAAACTAA